A genomic stretch from Aedes albopictus strain Foshan chromosome 2, AalbF5, whole genome shotgun sequence includes:
- the LOC109413795 gene encoding zinc finger protein 100-like translates to MDLGFPVSRTGSTVCESKPTLFYLKKRKTSKRYNCEQCGKAFKSKGGLTQHNEKIHSGPTPHRCDICGKRYRDFDSMDQHRQRHLMKDKPCKCSECPKQFIRESDLRRHMGLHHGVSPHRCDICGKAFDRADHLTEHKWSHANGTVKKPKV, encoded by the exons ATGGATCTGGGGTTTCCCGTGTCAAGAACCGGATCAACGG tgTGTGAATCAAAACCAACATTATTTTACTTAAagaagagaaaaacgtcaaaacgttacaactgCGAGCAGTGTGGAAAGGCCTTCAAGTCCAAAGGAGGCCTTACCCAGCACAACGAAAAGATCCACTCCGGGCCAACACCACACAGATGCGATATCTGCGGCAAGCGCTATCGGGACTTCGACAGCATGGATCAGCATCGGCAGCGGCATCTGATGAAGGATAAGCCCTGTAAGTGCAGCGAGTGCCCGAAGCAGTTCATCCGAGAATCGGATCTCCGGCGACATATGGGGCTTCATCACGGCGTCAGTCCACATCGGTGCGACATTTGTGGGAAGGCGTTTGACCGGGCCGACCATTTGACGGAACACAAGTGGAGCCATGCGAACGGAACCGTGAAGAAGCCTAAAGTTTGA